The window GGTCGGCCTCGAACGCCCCGGGAGGCGGCGGGCTCGGCACTTCCACCTCGGTGGTGCCGACCAGCGAGTGCTCGGCGAACGGGATCACGAAGAACACCCGGCCGTCCTCGCGCGCCAGCAGCACCAGCCCGTGGCCACTGGTGATCGGCGGATAGAGCAGGTGGGTTCCGCGCGAGGGTCGCAGCAGCGGCGAGGGCGGCGGCAGTCGCGGGTCGATGCCGGGTGTGATGCGACGGCGCACCTGATCGGTCCAGGCGCCGGCCGCGACCAGGATGTTGCGCGCGGCGATCATGTCTTCTTCGCCGGTCAGGGCGTCGCGCAACAACAGCTCGCGCGCGCCGGCGGCCGGGCGCACGTTGGTGACCTCGGTCCAGGTGCGGATCGTGGCGCCGTGAGCGGCGGCATCGCGCGCCACCGCCACGCCGAGCTGGGCGTCGTCCATCACCACGTCGGTGTAGAGCCCGGCGCCGCGAAGGCCCGAGGGCTCGAGAGCGGGCTCGAGCTGGAGCGTTTCAGACGCGCGCGTCATGGCATGCGGCGCGAACGCGGCACGCCCGGCCAGCAGGTCGTAGCCGGTGAGGCCGAGGCGCAGCTTCCATGGCTCGACGCGATCGCCGCGATAGAGCGGCACCACGAAGCGCACTGGCCGGGCCAGCGCCGGCGCCATGCGGGACACCGCGGCGCGTTCGCGCAGCGCCTCCCGCACCAGACCGATACGAGCCTGCTCCAGATATCGGAGGCCGCCGTGCAGCATGTGGCTCGAGGCGCTGCTCGCCCCCGACATCAGGTCGGCGCGCTCGACCAACGCGACGCTCAGGCCCTGACGAGCAGCGAGCCGCGCGACGCCGGCGCCGGTGATTCCGCCGCCGATCACGGCAAGATCCACGGGCGTCCCGTTGTTCGGCCGGGGGCCACCGTTCATCATGCGCGTCCCTGCGCTGCGCTCAACGCCTAGGGCTCCTGCGTTCCGCTCGCGACCGACGAGGTCTTCTCGGGCTTGCCGTTCATCCTCACCTTCTGAGGCTGATCGAGCGTGTACTTGTCGAGCCAGTCGAGGTGCCACTGCTGAACGCTCTTCAGCAGTCTCGGCTCGCGCGGTCCATGCGGCTGGCGCGGCAGAAGCAGCAGATCGGTCGGCACGCCGACCTTGCGAAGCGCGGTGTAGAACTCCCAGCCCTGCGAAGTCGGGACGCGCTCGTCGGCTTCGCCGTGCACCATCGAGGTCGGCGTCTTGACGTTGCCGGCGTGGAACAGAGCGGAGTGATCGACGTAGGTCTGCGGGTCCTCCCACGGCCACGCATCGAAGTAAGAGCGATTGAAGTCGGGAATGTCGCAGGTGCCGACCATCGAAGTGAGATTGATGACGCCGCCGCCCACCACCGCGGCCTTGAAACGGTCGGTCTTGGTGACGATGGTCGAGGTCATGTAGCCGCCGTACGACCATCCGCACACCGCCAGGCGATTGGGATCGGCGATCCCTTGAGCGATCATCGCGTCCACGCCGTCCATGAGATCTTCGTAGTCCTTGCCGCCCCAGTCGCGAACGTTGCTCTTGCGAAACGCTTCGCCGTATCCGCCGCTGCCGCGGGGATTCGGCATCAGGATCGCCCAGCCCTTCTGCGCGAACAGCGGCCACGGGTAGAGCTTCGAAGCCACCGTGCAGGTGTTGGAGTGCGTTCCGGCCGGTCCACCGTGCACGTTGAGCAGCAGCGGCACTCGGGTGCCCTTCCGGTAATTCGCGGGCAGCACCAGCAGACCTTCGATGTCCATGCCGTCCGCGCCCTTCCAGTGGACGAGCTGCTTCGCGTAGGAGGGATGCTCGCGGGTCTCGGGATTGGTGTCGGTGATGGCGTGCGGCGTGCCGGCGCCGACCAGGCTCTCGACCCACACTTCGCGCGGATGCTCGCTGTCCTCGCGAACAAACGCGAGCCAGTTGCCGGCGCCGTCCACCGAAGCGCTGCCGTTCATCTCGGGACCCGAGGTCAAAGCGCTCACCCGGCCGTCGAGATCGGCGCGGAACAGATGTTGCGCGGTGCGCTGCGAGGCCTGGAAGACCAGACCCTTGCTGTCCGGCGTCCACGCGAGGGTCATGCCGGCGAGACCCTCCACGCGCTCGTCGAAGTCCCGGGTGAGGTTGCGAGGCGCGCCGCCGCCTGCCGGCACCACGCACACGTAGTTGTTGAGGTACCAGTCCGTGCCACGCCCGTCCTGGGAGACGAAGGCGATCCACTTTCCGTCGGGCGACCACTGCGGCGAAGCCTCGACGCCCTTTCGCTGCACCAGGGGCTGGAGCGCGCCGCCGCTCGAAGCGACCGTGAAGAGGTCCGACTGGTATTGATCGGGAAGCAGCGGCGTGGGCTGCGCCGCGACGGCGATGCGCTTGCCGTCGGGTGAAAGCGAGTAGTCGGTCACGTGCAGATTGCCGGAGGTGAGCTGAATCGGATTCGTTCCGTCGGCGCTCATCACCCACAGACGGTTCCAGGCGTATTTCTCGGACGGCGTCCAGGCGTCGTCCCTGTCCTTCTCCTGCTTGCGGCGCTCGTTGCTCTTCGGCTGCCGCGACAGAAAGACGATCTGCCTGCCGTCGCGCGACCACTGGAAGCTCGAGACGCCGCCCCTGGCGCTCGACGCGACCCAGGCCTCGCCTCCGTCGGGATGGATCATCCAGATCTGACGCCTGCCCTCGTCGTCGCGCGCGGCGTCGCCGGCGGGACCGCCCGGGCGCGGCCGATCGGAGAGAAATGCCAGCGTGCTGCCGTCCGGCGACCAGCGGGGGAATTCGTCGGCGACCGGCGAGGTGGTGAGGCGTCGCGCAGCGCCGCCGGCTACGGCGGCCAGCCAGATATCGGTCTGGTAGTCCGAACGGTCGTCGGTCAGGGCCGACACCACGTAGGCGACCCAGTGTCCATCCGGCGAGATCTGCGGATCGGTGACGACTCGCATCGCCAGGATGTCATCGCTCGTCCATGGCTTGGGCGAGCTGGCGGCGACCGCGCCGAGCGTCGCCAACGTGGTGATGAACGCGGCCAGACTCAGGGGCAGCCCGAGTCGGAGAGTGGAGAGACGCTGCACGGGCGGCCTCCGGGAATGAGGGAAGAATCGAGTGGGACCGGCGGAGTCTAGCACCGGCGCGCCCACCGGCGGCGTGCGAACTGGGCCCCACGGATCCGCTCGCGCGGCGTGCTCGGACCGGGCCCAGCCTAGATCGAATCCCTCATCGTCGCCTTGCTCATCCCGGGCTTGGCCGAGCCCGGAGCGGGAGCCGGCTGCTTCATCTGCTGCTCGAAGCGCCACCCCAGAGTCTGGTTGAGCTTCCAGTCCCACGGAATCACCCCGAAGGTTCCGCGCTGCACATAGGGTTCGAGTTTGTCGCTGGTTTCCTTCGAGACGTAGCGCTGGATCCAGGGGATCACCTTCATGGCGCCGCCGAAGTCGGCGATGTACCAGCCGAAGATCGAGGAAATCTGAAACGCGGGTGGATCGGATCGCAAGATCAGGTGCTTGGGGCTCGCGAGCGACTGGCGAACCGCTCGGTCGAGCTGGATGTCGAGCGACTCGGGCTTGAACGCGCGCGGCTGGAGGGGCGCGGCGCCGAGCGACCCGTTCACGGCCGCGAAATGGACGCGGGGATCGAGCCCGGAAGGCGGCTGAGTGTTGATGCCGTGATCGAAGTCGAGATACAGGAAGTGCTTCTCGAACTCGTTCAGGGTGTATTTCACCGAGTCCACGGTAACGAACGGATAGTCGAAGAAGTGGACACCCTCGATCACGATGTCCTTCACGCTCAAGTATCGCTGCCGGAACTTGTCGGGGATCAGCAGATACTGGCTGGCATTCTCGAGCACCAGGTAGTTGTAGAAGTTGATCGCCCACGCGAGCCGGGTGTTCGCGTCCATCTTGCTCGGGGAAACCGCGAGAAACGCCCCGCGGATCTTCTCGGCGCGGGCGTCCCGACCCGATTGGTCGTGGTAGGCCTCGTAGTTGAAGCGCGTCTCGAGCGGCTCACCCGGCTCGGAGATGACGCTCAGATGCTCGTTGAGGAGTTGCTGGTAGGGCGTGTAGTCGATCCGGACCCCAGCCGCCGCTCGCGGCCCCGGCGCGGTCTTGGTGGCCTTCGCGGCCGGCGCCGCGACCGCCCGATGCGGCGCCAGGGTGAGGCCGATCAGGATCAGCAAACGCCATCCGTCGCGCATGGCCCACGATGGGCTCGCGATTCGCGGGGACTCGAGGCTCGAGCTCAAGCGTCAGGCTCCTTCGGGGTGGGAGCGAACCAGTGCGGGTGCCGGTTCGCGGACGGATTTCGCGGCCGCGGGTTCGTGCGCGGGAAGCGGCCGCATGCCGGGAATCGAACGAACCGGCTCCAGCACGACCAGCGCGTTGTAATCGGGTTCTCCGGACACCGGATCGAATCGGCGCGGAATGAGCACGTTGGCTTCCGGCCAGTAGGTCTGGACGTGACGCCG is drawn from Candidatus Sulfotelmatobacter sp. and contains these coding sequences:
- a CDS encoding DUF547 domain-containing protein; protein product: MRDGWRLLILIGLTLAPHRAVAAPAAKATKTAPGPRAAAGVRIDYTPYQQLLNEHLSVISEPGEPLETRFNYEAYHDQSGRDARAEKIRGAFLAVSPSKMDANTRLAWAINFYNYLVLENASQYLLIPDKFRQRYLSVKDIVIEGVHFFDYPFVTVDSVKYTLNEFEKHFLYLDFDHGINTQPPSGLDPRVHFAAVNGSLGAAPLQPRAFKPESLDIQLDRAVRQSLASPKHLILRSDPPAFQISSIFGWYIADFGGAMKVIPWIQRYVSKETSDKLEPYVQRGTFGVIPWDWKLNQTLGWRFEQQMKQPAPAPGSAKPGMSKATMRDSI
- a CDS encoding glycerol-3-phosphate dehydrogenase/oxidase, with translation MIGGGITGAGVARLAARQGLSVALVERADLMSGASSASSHMLHGGLRYLEQARIGLVREALRERAAVSRMAPALARPVRFVVPLYRGDRVEPWKLRLGLTGYDLLAGRAAFAPHAMTRASETLQLEPALEPSGLRGAGLYTDVVMDDAQLGVAVARDAAAHGATIRTWTEVTNVRPAAGARELLLRDALTGEEDMIAARNILVAAGAWTDQVRRRITPGIDPRLPPPSPLLRPSRGTHLLYPPITSGHGLVLLAREDGRVFFVIPFAEHSLVGTTEVEVPSPPPPGAFEADLDELRYLRGGLERVLPSVANIRPRSVMSGLRPLVRAEGPAGELSREHLVIEENGTVVVAGGKYTTFRVMARDALARVLARQGQTQPVLLDPEAPLPAPLAGDPPLEKRVEWAVREAFARRLADVMRRRSALWLAPDRGLATAPTVAKTMARLLGWSGERERDEIIDWDLALHAEDRLIDQAGWPA
- a CDS encoding S9 family peptidase, with translation MQRLSTLRLGLPLSLAAFITTLATLGAVAASSPKPWTSDDILAMRVVTDPQISPDGHWVAYVVSALTDDRSDYQTDIWLAAVAGGAARRLTTSPVADEFPRWSPDGSTLAFLSDRPRPGGPAGDAARDDEGRRQIWMIHPDGGEAWVASSARGGVSSFQWSRDGRQIVFLSRQPKSNERRKQEKDRDDAWTPSEKYAWNRLWVMSADGTNPIQLTSGNLHVTDYSLSPDGKRIAVAAQPTPLLPDQYQSDLFTVASSGGALQPLVQRKGVEASPQWSPDGKWIAFVSQDGRGTDWYLNNYVCVVPAGGGAPRNLTRDFDERVEGLAGMTLAWTPDSKGLVFQASQRTAQHLFRADLDGRVSALTSGPEMNGSASVDGAGNWLAFVREDSEHPREVWVESLVGAGTPHAITDTNPETREHPSYAKQLVHWKGADGMDIEGLLVLPANYRKGTRVPLLLNVHGGPAGTHSNTCTVASKLYPWPLFAQKGWAILMPNPRGSGGYGEAFRKSNVRDWGGKDYEDLMDGVDAMIAQGIADPNRLAVCGWSYGGYMTSTIVTKTDRFKAAVVGGGVINLTSMVGTCDIPDFNRSYFDAWPWEDPQTYVDHSALFHAGNVKTPTSMVHGEADERVPTSQGWEFYTALRKVGVPTDLLLLPRQPHGPREPRLLKSVQQWHLDWLDKYTLDQPQKVRMNGKPEKTSSVASGTQEP